In the Pseudomonas sp. TH06 genome, one interval contains:
- a CDS encoding inclusion body family protein: protein MSRVTDILVSIDTETILKKYPNISKDPKNPTLIDWHHVYMVTNQDNVVSGQAGGELDLKAQVGDLIRWRETSLSQSFEQAVIFYKFIGNAGADLISPPSPRKATACVAVPNRENPSVPSCQKVDNHYWSSETLDCGRVTYHFHFLIVDRNCQIIGCCSWDPFISIHN, encoded by the coding sequence ATGTCTCGAGTGACGGATATTCTGGTTTCCATCGACACTGAAACCATTCTGAAAAAGTATCCAAACATCAGCAAGGATCCGAAGAACCCCACGCTGATCGACTGGCATCATGTGTACATGGTCACCAATCAGGACAACGTCGTCAGTGGCCAGGCCGGGGGCGAACTGGACCTCAAGGCGCAGGTCGGCGACTTGATCCGCTGGCGTGAAACCAGCCTGTCGCAGAGCTTCGAACAGGCGGTGATTTTCTACAAATTCATCGGCAACGCCGGTGCCGACCTGATCTCGCCCCCCTCCCCGCGCAAGGCCACTGCCTGCGTAGCAGTGCCTAATCGCGAAAACCCGTCAGTGCCGAGTTGCCAGAAAGTCGATAACCACTATTGGTCCTCCGAGACCCTTGATTGCGGTCGCGTGACCTATCACTTCCACTTCCTGATCGTCGATCGCAACTGCCAGATCATCGGCTGCTGCTCGTGGGATCCGTTCATCTCCATCCACAACTGA
- a CDS encoding AidA/PixA family protein: MTSEPIPSPSTAVNNAHNVLLIFDAESVLASNPDPSQDAANPTRITDGLVFFITGNNSKKNVTNDSKLTLPVEIGRDLHFRGRSVSLIAEHSVVIYSMTVGNSAVLTDPLLEVHPGVTVPAPDPSHPTTPGSHKADDHYWACTTKASGTAKCVLNFMLVDQQCETAGYFQWQVAIELTPQG, translated from the coding sequence ATGACTTCCGAACCGATCCCGTCACCCTCTACCGCCGTCAACAACGCGCATAACGTGTTGCTGATCTTCGATGCTGAATCAGTACTCGCAAGCAATCCCGACCCGAGCCAGGATGCCGCCAATCCGACACGCATCACTGATGGCCTGGTCTTTTTCATCACGGGTAACAACTCAAAGAAAAATGTTACAAATGACAGCAAATTAACATTACCTGTCGAAATTGGCCGCGACCTGCACTTTCGTGGCCGGAGCGTCAGCCTGATCGCTGAACACAGCGTAGTGATCTACAGCATGACCGTCGGTAACAGCGCCGTACTGACCGATCCGCTGCTTGAGGTTCACCCTGGCGTCACCGTCCCCGCCCCGGACCCCAGCCACCCGACAACCCCGGGCAGCCACAAGGCTGACGATCATTACTGGGCCTGCACCACAAAGGCGTCCGGCACAGCCAAGTGCGTGCTGAACTTCATGCTGGTCGATCAGCAATGTGAGACCGCGGGATATTTTCAGTGGCAGGTTGCAATCGAACTCACGCCTCAAGGCTGA
- a CDS encoding low affinity iron permease family protein: MKFAKISQKLALWAGSPKTFMGALVLIGVWGLTGPFFHYNDTWQLIINTSTTIITFLMVFLIQNTQNRDTDILHLKIDELLLVTKEAQNAMLGLEALDLKQLEALRKHYRALGESEVFNLEGLGEKSKPKQDLNEC; the protein is encoded by the coding sequence ATGAAATTCGCGAAGATTTCCCAGAAGCTCGCCCTGTGGGCCGGTAGCCCCAAGACTTTCATGGGGGCGCTGGTCCTGATCGGGGTATGGGGATTGACCGGGCCGTTTTTTCATTACAACGACACCTGGCAACTGATCATCAATACATCGACGACGATCATCACGTTCCTGATGGTTTTCCTGATCCAGAACACGCAGAACCGTGACACCGACATCCTGCACTTGAAAATTGATGAGTTGCTGCTCGTGACCAAGGAGGCGCAGAACGCAATGTTGGGTCTCGAGGCGCTGGATTTGAAGCAGCTGGAAGCACTGCGCAAGCATTATCGTGCACTGGGCGAAAGCGAGGTTTTCAACCTTGAGGGGTTGGGGGAGAAGAGCAAGCCGAAGCAGGATTTGAATGAATGCTGA